In the genome of Amphiura filiformis chromosome 4, Afil_fr2py, whole genome shotgun sequence, one region contains:
- the LOC140151310 gene encoding uncharacterized protein isoform X1 → MKMNLVVLVAGIFIIFCNSVSESVDCIALCNECVKISDTLTHMGCTKHCEEHKQNDNDKISCSKLTAPDKGSLSLEDEISAIHARTSELIESGDISGIIDEFVADDCTIVVNGLAPGFGKEDIKQKWFEYFGSNPSINRQLYTIIAFGENNGKVWEDGIANLYQDDALIGSDQYMYVYKRVNGTLLRFIEIYFK, encoded by the exons ATGAAGATGAATCTAGTCGTCTTAGTTGCTggtattttcatcatattttgcaACTCTGTCTCCGAATCGGTGGACTGTATCGCTCTCTGTAATGAATGTGTTAAGATTTCGGACACACTAACCCATATGGGCTGCACTAAGCATTGCGAGGAACACAAGCAGAATGATAATGACAAAATATCGTGTTCAAAATTAACAG CACCGGACAAAGGCAGTCTCTCCCTTGAAGACGAGATTAGTGCAATTCATGCGAGAACGTCAGAATTGATCGAAAGCGGTGATATTTCAGGCATTATTGACGAGTTCGTAGCTGACGATTGCACAATTGTGGTTAATGGACTAGCACCTGGATTTGGTAAAGAAG ATATAAAGCAGAAATGGTTCGAATATTTCGGAAGCAATCCCAGTATTAATCGGCAATTATACACTATTATTGCATTCGGTGAGAATAACGGAAAGGTTTGGGAAGATGGCATCGCAAATCTCTACCAGGACGATGCACTCATTGGCTCAGATCA ATACATGTATGTTTACAAGCGAGTTAATGGCACTCTGCTCCGTTTCATCGAGATATACTTCAAATGA